GCTCTACTTCAACATACTTGTCGAAAGAAGCACAAACATCCTTACATCCTTTTACATCAAGTTGAATGTCATAAAATAACTCCTTTCTAGTAGATTTGTAGTCCACATTGATGCATTCAATTTATTTCATATGGTGACCTTCTAACAAGTGTTGTATCGTACCCTGCACGGCAATTCCCTTCATTTTATCTTCAATATTTTCACACATAACCCTATTAAGTTCCTACACGTCGTGTTTCATGAAAGACTCATGTGTATTCCATCCGAAAGATGTAGTGAGCTCCTTTGTCCCGACGCTATCTTTACTATATTGAAGCTTATAAAACAAAGTCTGTAGAGCCAAAGGGATGCTGCTTCCTGATGCCAAATCATTCTCCGTTGTCGGCATGTGATACACTGCTTTCTTGAAAAAAGGAATATGATATAAAGTTTGGAGAAGAGAGTTCATATAACATGTTTCTCCCTGATTCTCAAGACCAACATAATTCGTTTCTTTTCGAGAATCATATGACCAGTAGTCCGCTATGATCTTAATCTCTGCTTCAACTATACAAGTATCATCTACAACATAACCTCTACCAGGGTCGTTGAGTTCACGAAGATGCATGAACGTTATATGACCCCGATTACTTTGTCTTGCATTAAATTGATGGGTGTGTTTTCttactgtgttgttgttattgATTTGGTCGATGATTGCCAAACTGAATTCTGCACACTTACTCCACCCATATGGAAAATTATTCGTGTTTGCAACAGCAAGGAACATCGATAAGTCATTTGACTTGTTTCCGTTTCCCTTGGGAAACATCAACACTCGCCATTGATAAGTACCATCAGTGAAAACATCAGAGTAAAGTTTTCTTTCCGACCTAGAAAAATTCTCAATGTTCCAGATAAATTTCGAAGAGGATGGAGGATCCTCCTCAACTGGCTCCGTAGTACTAACGACTTCTTCTGCTGGTGCCACTTCCATGGGGTTGAGGACCTTCAGCACACTCTGAATCTGAAACCAACATCACATCATCCTCCTGATCAACGTTTGGCACATCATCCTCCAGATCAACGTTTGTCACATCATCGCCCTGATCAAAAAACTCTGTCACATCATCCTACGGatcaacgtttgtcacaacatcCTCCTGATCAAAAAAATCTGTCGCATCATCCTCCTCCTCTAACGGAGGCATAGGAATCGTCAGAGTCATGTATGGTGTTGAGAAAAAAAACCGTGTTgagaaaacctaaaaacaaataagAGTAAAAAGAGAGATTTCGGTAATCCTATTAACAGTTTTCAAAACACATGGTATTACAAGGAAAGACAAACATAGGGACGGTTCTGATCTCATATATCAACTACCCCCTCCCTCTTATTCAAATCCATGTCTACTTCCTTTTTACTTTTCAATGTAAACAATACAATGAAAAgccaatcaaaaaataaaataaaataatacaatGAAAGTTTAGCAGAGCTTATAACTTGATTAATATCATTTGAACCCAAAAACTTTTAAGAAAAATGTCataaaaaactacattcttaGTGTTAAACAGGTAGAAATATAAGAACAAAGTAATTAaggcttctagtttctctttatCTAGACTTCAATAAAAACAgtttttagggtttacaattaCCTAGACAAAACAATAAGGAAAATAAAAGATTGAACAAGGGAGCAGAGCAGTATAGAATACCTTAACTTCTCCGAGTAGCACTTTTGGGGTTTGAGTAGAGATAAATAATCATACTGACCGATTATATGGCTCAATTGGTGGAAATGCCACTTTTGGAAATGGGTTTCCAAAAGTTCCACCCCTAACCCCAACCTACCCAAAAATGCCACTATATGACATTTATGCCCCTAATAGTACATGACCCTTAGTTGTTTGATATTATTTCcaactttcaaaaattaaaataattatttttatgtgGTTTTTTAGTGCCAGGGTCCTATACAAAGGGTCCGGACTCTTTACCGAACCCTAGGcgtatattaaaaaaattagaaatCGTTTTTTTAATGTACTAAGTATGCAGAATCCTTCAAGAAGGTAGGGACTCTATACAGGACCCTCTAGATCTTAGTTTAAGGACCTTTTAACTTGACCACCTAGGCGCCATGTAGGCGCCATGTAGATGACAAGTAGAACGAACAAGGTGAGGACCTTCTGCACCAGGGTCAGGACCTCTAACTAAGAAGTCGGGACCCTTAGCTAAGGACTTTTATCAAGTCGACCACGTAGGTGCCATGAGGTGACAACGGGGATGAACGAAGTGATAACATTTTTACTAGGGTCAAGACCTCTCTAAGTCGGGACCTAACGCTTCACCTTCCTTACACCCCCGTTACACCCTCTTTTCCTTACATAACCCACCATTCATTTTTTTTAgcggttcatcttcttcttcttccttcttccttctttcatctttttttttcttttcatggcATCTTCTACACCATGAAAGCTAATCATCCAACTGAGATAGAGAAGGAAGGATCTATAGATGAGCTTAACTTTTAGCTCTTTCAAATTCGATATTAAATTTGGGTTAATTTCAAACTCAAAGTTAGGGTTCTTGAATATGTATTGGGGATTCGAATCCAATACAGTGAAATAAGGTATTGCGGTTCTTGAATATGTACAGTGAAATAAGGTATGGGTTATCTTTAATTTTGTGGTTTGGTTACTAAATTTATGTAGGGTTCATGATACAGGATGATCTTATAACTGATAGTATGTTATGTTGGGTGCACAAAGAAGGTAATGATAACTACAAAGGTATGACACATCTTGCAGGGTACCTAATAAGTACACTTTTGAGGATGTGAATAAGGCAACAATGGATGTTCTAGGTTTCTTGCACCAACCTTGTTTTGATGTGTATGGCCTCATAGATGTCCCGGAAACCGCATTTAAGCAAAGGATTAAGATTGTTAAcaaagaaattttgattttttatattgGCCAGACATGTGGAGTCACAAGCTTTTACACAATCAAATATGGAGAAGAAGTAAAGTAGATATTTCTCCCGTAACTCCAAAACAACTACTGGAGATGATAGCGGATCCAAGATGCTTCCCCACACTCCCTTGACCCCTCTTAACAATCTGACGTCGAGTTTACAATGAGGATTATCATTCCAAGAATGAAACCGCCAAGGGAGATGGTGGTGTTAAAGGTACGTTAATTTGTCCCTCTTAGTATTGTATTTTGGTATTATGTTTGTCCTGACCAAATTGTCACACTAATGTTGAATGTTTTGTTTTATCAGCGCGTATTAGTGGTCCAAAGGCTAGGAGATGTCTTGAACCAGTAATGACTTCATCAGCCAAGAAACTCCGATGTCTTCATGATGCGCTATCAACTCCCAGCGCCAATACTAGATATTCATGACTCCCAAAGGAAATGAAGTATAATGATCTACGTGTGGGTAAAAATTTCAAAGAGGAAGGTGATGAAAACTTATTCTTGCAATAtccaaagagaaagaaattttgagtacaAAGCTTCTAAATCTGACAGCCAAAGGTTATTGCCAAATGCAAGACAACACATGCTAGTGGCGTCTTCGAGCAGTTTCCTTAGATTCTTGTGGGTGGTGGAAACTCACAGTTGCGAACGATGTACATACTTGTGAAGAAACAAAAGGACGGAACCTGAATTGAGAACCAAAGCGGCCGCTGCTGGATAGCAGAGCTTTCAAGCACAAATTCAAAGAACTAGATGTGACCTATACACCAAAACAACTGATTAAGGACTTAAAAAGGGAACATGGAGTGGTTATCAATTACCGGCAGGCATACAGCGCTTCAAAGCGCGGTATGGAGCTGATCAAAGGTATCCCCGATGAATCGTACCAACACCTCGTTGGTTATAGTCATATGCTTGGTTTTCGTAACAAGGGTATTGTTACCGAGATTGTAACTGATTCGGATGATTCTTTTCTATATTATTTCTTTGCTTTTGGAGTATGTATTGAAGGATTCAAAAACTGTTTCAGATACGCATTTGCGGTTGATGGTACACATCTTACAGGGCCACGCCAAGGTGTTTTACTGTCAGCCGTTGGAATTGATCCCGATGAGTCGATCTATCCTATGgattttgctgttgttgattcaGAGAATAATGAATCTTGGGAATGGTTTATGAGAAAGTTAGACGAAGTACTTGGCGATAAGTATGCTAtgaatgaagatgttgttgtggcaCAACAGGCATCAACCGATCGGTAGAGCCATAAGGTTGGCATTTCCTTTTGCTAATCAAGTATACTGCATCCACCACCTTTAAGGTATTTAACAAGACTTTATATACTATAAATTCACCAGTTTCTGTTTAAATAGATTTGGTGTTAGTTATCTAAATGGAAACCTTGATTTGTATTTAGTGTTGCTTATCAGACTGTAGCTCTTTATATGTACGTATCTAGACAGAGTTATGAAGTTAGTTGGTCCCTTGTATCATTAGATACGTAGTTCAGATCAATGACAATAGCATCCGGTCCCTTGTATCATTAGATACGTAGTTCAGATCAATGAAAATAGCATCATATTGCATATAATGTAGACTAATACCATATAGGATATATGCACACAATAGTGGTCACATATATATGTTACAGTCCAAACAAGTTTGTTGTCCACCCTTCTGTATGATACAtttcaacatatatatatatgcatgcttCATGTTGTACTTATAGGTCAGTCTTGTAATGTTTGACCTTGCAGAAAACATCAAACAACCTACCACACCGCCGCGGCTTCGGTGGCATTTACAAGCTGCAAAAGCATTTAGCAATGATGAGTATGAACTTGCTATGAGAGACCTGGGTTTAGCGAGCCCCGCTGCTTTAAAATCTGTAGTGGATCTTGGACCGGAAATGTGGGCCAGGGTAAAGGCTGGATCTTGGAACGGAAATCTAGTGGATCTCGGACTGTTGAGATGATCCTGCCATTTTTTCGGATGGTTTGAGATATTTATTACCAAAAGTACCTAATAACAGTGATTTTCTTTACCCTAAGCACAaacgaagatgaaaatgatgtcCATTTATACTTATGTTGGCAAACATATATAGAATTTAATGCCAACTAAATATAGTTGGCGCCTCCCATGTTCACCTCTCATCTCATGTTTAACCGAAAACAAAAAAGAATTCATTTTCCTGCTTTTGACTAATTGTAATTagtcaaaaagtcttcttgtcctATTCTTGGGAATTACCCTCTGCATAGGAGTTTTCATATTTTCCAATTAATAGTAATTTTCTTGCCGCTTCTTTTGACTAATTGTAATTAGTCAAAAAGTATTGTTGTCCTAATATTCTTGGGAATTACCCTTTGCAAAGGAATCCCTTATTACTGGCATGTTTCCATGTTTACACACATTGACCACATTCCCTTCAAATCCTCTCATCTGTACCTGAAAAGTGAAAACCAATTTCTTTATAAGGGGACAAACCAGGCCTCTCTCACTATTAAAAATTGTGCAGAAAAATGATCCAATAAGGGACAAATTATTGCCTCTATGACTAAAATACAGTGCAGAAAAAGATTCAATAAGGGATAAATTGTTGCCTCTTTTGGGAAGTAAATACTTATTCAAAATTTAAAGCAAATGGGTGAGTAGtttatcaaaacaaagaaaaagaaaattataaacaaattcaaaatcaaagcaaaTGAGTGGGGTAAGAAGATGCTTAACCCAGTCTACAATTCCATATATATATGTAGAAACCAATGAACCTACCAAAACCAGCTAATGAGGATTCTTCAACTATGTCTTTAACAAATATGGATACTTCTTCCAATGGAGTTTCGGAAAATGTTTTTCATAAATTCCTTCAAAAAGAAGCAACCAACAAACCAACAACCTACCAAAACCAACGGGTGAGGGATCTTCAGGTATGTCTTTAACAAATCTGGATACTTCTGCCAAGGGAGTTATGTCCCATGAGGAATGGTATGAAGCGATTGAAGAAGGTCGTAGATTAAGAAAGGAAACAGCTGAGTTGGGTTTTCCAGTTACGCCGTTGCCACCTCTTGGATATCTATTACACCATACATACAATGATCTGGTCAAATGTGTTAATTCTATAAGAGCTGAGAATAACgcacttaataggagattgattaATCGGAAGAAGTATTCTGCTCGACAAGGGACTAATATGTAACTGGAGTGGTTGTAAAATCAATCATTTTCTCTTGCAGTATTAtggttaaaaaaaatatttaaagcaATGCTATGTCTGAGTGGAAATGTAGTATACCTTTTAAAGCAATGCTATGTCAATTTTGATATCTGTCAAGAGAGGCTTTtgaatttcatttggattctctCCATATCAGGGGCATAAGCCAAAGCCTGCAAGGCTTTtgaatttcatttggattctctCCCTTGATTCGCATGAAAATCTTTAATCAAACCCCTACCGTCCAAAGATATCCTTAATCCGTATCAGTTTTCTTAACTAAATCTGTACCGTTCAATTTTTTTatacaaaaaccaaaagatgttttcTCCCCTCACTtccctttttctctttcttttctcggTCGGTTCTTCTCTCCAGCTCCGCCTCCATTAAAACCCTAAGCTGCAAATTCTTCTGAACAAGAAGAAGACGATCTAATCAGTTGGAGCTATATCTGTTCAATTTGGTATAACCAGTGGAGTTCGATCTGTTCAATTGGGTGTTATGTTTTCATTGAAGCCTTCAACTGTGATAGTGATTCTTGAGTTGAAGGATGATTTTCCTTGCTCTTTCTAATCATGTATTTCCGTTATTACAATCGTTCTTTTGCATAGGGTTCCTGTATTCTTTCTATCTTTATTTTCTCAATAGTTTTAGAGTTCTGAAACAAGATTTTAAGGGGTTTTTGTAAGATTGATGACTATGGAGATCTTGTGTTGTTCTTGGTGATAACATTGTATCTAATCTTTAGTTTTTGAACATTCTCCGTGGGTTTTAGTTCGTGTTTATGTTGGTATAATTTTCGATGTTTTCTAGGGCATTTTTCTGTCCATTTGCAACTTCTGATTTAAAGCTCAATTAAATTTAATATCCCTTTAGTTTCATCACAAGATCATTGGGGTTTTGGATTAAACTCTTTGCTACTGGTGATTTTGGTATCTGGTAACAAACTATATTCAATTtgtagtttcaatttcaatttttcttcttcatttttgtaaTTGATTTCTTGGGTTTTTGGATTTTGTGGGTTTTTCAAAGTGGTAGCATGTCCTTAACGAACAAACCTTTCTGTTATTTCTTACTTTACCAGTAAAGAGACTCTTTGGGAAAGCTAATTTTGGATGCAGGGAAGGTGTTCAATTCATGTTTGATTGTGTATCTGGGTTATGTGCTCCTGGTGTTTTTGGATGCATTCTAGCTGATGATATGGGGTACTGAATTACCTATTTCAGATGTTTTATCAGATATTGATGTTCTAGTCCATTGTCTTTTTATTCTCTTATCATGTTCTTAATGTGCTATTTGGTTATATTTTGCAGTTTGGGGAAGACTTTACAGTCAATCGCATTACTGTATACTCTTTTTCGTCAGGGATTTGATGGAGAGCCCATGGCTAAAAGGCAATAATTGTCACTCCTACCAGCCTTGTAAGTAATTGGGAATCTGAAATTAAGAAATGGGTCGGAGATAGACTTCAACTTATTGCTCTTTGTGAGACCACCAGGGATGATTTTTTTTCTGGAATAGACAGTGTCATTAGACCGCACATTCCATATCAGTTAAGTCTAAGATTATCTGTCTTGATAAGCTATTACTTTTAGCATGGATACTGATTCATTATATATTTTACAAGGTGCTAATTGTTTCCTATGAGCATTCGGAATGCATTCGTCAAAATTTGACAAAAGTGGATCCTGTGACCTCCTTATTTGCGATGAGGCACACCGACTGAAGAATGACCAGACACTAACAAATCGGGTACAATTATCATATATCTTTCCTTGTATTATCCTGGTATGTATAAAATATTGTTTGTCTATCCTTAACTCGAAGATGGTTGTTTTGAATTCAGGCATTAGCTGGTCTTTCATGCAACCGACGAATACTATGAGGTGAGTGTATTGCCTTTTTTTGTATTCATTGTTATTAATAATCTAGCTGATAGATGCTGGCAATGTAACGTTTCCTCTATTTTTGAACTCACCGATTATTTCTGGAAGAGAACCTACAGCAACAAAAGAAGAGAGAAATCTTACCGTTGAGAGATCTGCTGAATTAAGCACAAAAGTAAATCAGGTAATCTTGTTTCAGTGTGTGAAATAGTTAAACATCCTCCGATCTTGTGAT
Above is a genomic segment from Papaver somniferum cultivar HN1 chromosome 10, ASM357369v1, whole genome shotgun sequence containing:
- the LOC113316649 gene encoding uncharacterized protein LOC113316649, with translation MELIKGIPDESYQHLVGYSHMLGFRNKGIVTEIVTDSDDSFLYYFFAFGVCIEGFKNCFRYAFAVDGTHLTGPRQGVLLSAVGIDPDESIYPMDFAVVDSENNESWEWFMRKLDEVLGDKYAMNEDVVVAQQASTDRVAYQTVALYMYVSRQSYEVSLVMFDLAENIKQPTTPPRLRWHLQAAKAFSNDEYELAMRDLGLASPAALKSVVDLGPEMWARGVMSHEEWYEAIEEGRRLRKETAELGFPVTPLPPLGYLLHHTYNDLVKCVNSIRAENNALNRRLINRKKYSARQGTNM